From a single Zygotorulaspora mrakii chromosome 2, complete sequence genomic region:
- the MLO127 gene encoding Mlo127p (similar to Saccharomyces cerevisiae YJR039W; ancestral locus Anc_1.463), which translates to MACSIILQELENSRWIVSVVLLRGGELVVVEPDVIRKGPYSKDLEYGNMAQTRITGYVIAAQLYTDFLTGAEYLLILKDCGVLEVLDSNLDRLDMLDISRAGNGNEQPLMVLDDRNQKIYVNTKKNQIMAIQFKVSGERFNFIRSDKNPQSIFEPVESIINMEISWHVDFEFGRDFVAMSVLLFDEFSKRYYFEVIKQQQVDTRKKKQPWLSLIEKTPLEVDAYRTTASMNSKRLVTFKAVSNIGFFIFSLHCNFFFELPGGSMHTLAGKQIEKLVKCECLDESFNDNSCGDIELHSSVLLLQTVNDLKFTVVTTSNFAITVKIDLVQEDTEELVYHWDRFLSSKHVLCGLPTTATGCQVVQFMPLNSSQCILLTVTNGIIFIGTKNFRIYHTISFPLRTAFYSAGVGENFSKHVVCGGSQDNKGFLESRWIGLKDFLSLNQTFTSPNKIFKIWSTRDRVWWKTHDGRFYQDGKIVDVPSSVIHISMSDEVVSESAIIIATNIENDEEGNYCFITSGGMLCWSNEDLQIKIKNFKSSKLVRYNLACFKDAEGTKVTVIAIDNVLTLLRGHSVNTESLNVTSRLEAISMLCVVPSPQPKYVLLGDIGGRLLRLDMESMAIVSEIKVSCGRVRFCGIPKSGDVFVYTPDDLLVWDHSDFHITRVDFKHTICHISSRNEMIDIMIDDYTVISCSVHSDLLGTEMITSSITSSSHFHTKFVQLPCSTRYVVTNSLRSEYSVDYKRNILHTELQLHDIQSGKTVSRHDVSKLFPQAIISDIAAVPFEEGFELGLKASEKKSFAERQTLSKCFIVSLDYETAEDDNELNNLLLFSIDDGVIEFHLGLRTRSVVTTLKNYYQHLFLAAGDVLQIFKIDYSVKDNAFKIESVSNEITLLGFTKSLLLLENFSLNHDEKKMPKRNDYIFPSHRVVGLNIFKGFQEYELFCNDEHCNQNLEIPYIIRIRPIPNSRRIIESIETFNDQMMTSASLINGTGIYLAVAWTNNVVTICRTSYNGLKESVEFKMPCQVTNITSFGQNTFNSDVASEEGKNISDIFMVTTCQGGSYILHFESNLSIKSEQHQMLEEQNRFIAVAEDGIGFIDTRILDVKKSSHDLAMDAFYQPFSHRHYC; encoded by the coding sequence ATGGCTTGCAGCATCATCTTGCAAGAATTGGAGAACTCTAGATGGATCGTAAGCGTGGTTCTATTGCGAGGCGGTGAGCTGGTTGTAGTTGAACCTGACGTAATTAGAAAGGGACCATACTCAAAAGACCTTGAATATGGCAATATGGCGCAAACAAGAATTACGGGTTATGTTATTGCTGCACAGCTTTATACAGACTTTTTGACAGGTGCCGAGTATCTGCTTATACTCAAGGATTGTGGCGTTTTGGAAGTATTAGATAGCAACCTGGACCGACTGGATATGTTAGATATATCTAGAGCAGGAAACGGAAACGAGCAGCCTCTCATGGTCTTGGACGACagaaaccaaaaaatatatgtGAATACCAAGAAGAATCAAATAATGGCGATCCAGTTCAAAGTGTCTGGCGAACGGTTCAACTTCATACGAAGTGATAAAAATCCTCAAAGTATATTTGAGCCCGTTGAAAGTATTATAAACATGGAAATATCATGGCACGTCGATTTTGAATTCGGCAGAGATTTTGTTGCAATGTCGGTACTTCTATTTGACGAATTTTCCAAGAGGTACTACTTTGAGGTAATCAAACAGCAACAGGTTGATACtcgaaaaaagaaacagcCTTGGCTATCattgattgaaaaaacgCCCTTAGAAGTTGATGCGTATCGAACAACAGCTTCAATGAACTCAAAGAGGTTGGTCACTTTTAAAGCCGTATCAAATATTGGGTTCTTTATTTTTAGTTTGCActgcaatttcttttttgagtTGCCTGGGGGATCTATGCATACTCTTGCTGGCAAACAAATAGAAAAACTTGTAAAATGCGAATGTCTTGATGAATCGTTTAATGATAACAGTTGTGGAGATATTGAACTTCACTCATCAGTTCTTTTACTGCAGACTGTCAATGACCTAAAGTTTACAGTCGTCACCACTTCAAATTTCGCTATTACTGTCAAGATTGATCTAGTACAGGAAGACACTGAGGAGCTTGTGTACCACTGGGATCGATTCCTTTCGAGTAAGCACGTTCTATGTGGACTACCAACAACGGCGACTGGCTGTCAAGTTGTGCAATTCATGCCATTAAACTCTTCACAATGTATACTGCTGACAGTGACAAATGGTATAATATTCATTGGCACGAAGAACTTTAGGATATACCACactatttcttttccactACGTACGGCCTTTTATTCTGCAGGTGTTGGAGAAAACTTCAGCAAACATGTCGTCTGTGGTGGTTCACAAGACAACAAAGGCTTTTTAGAGTCTCGGTGGATCGGTCTTAAAGATTTCTTATCTCTAAACCAGACATTTACCTCTCcaaacaaaatttttaagaTATGGTCCACTCGTGATAGAGTATGGTGGAAAACTCATGATGGTAGGTTTTATCAAGATGGTAAAATTGTTGACGTCCCTTCGTCAGTGATTCATATCTCGATGAGCGATGAAGTAGTGAGCGAAAGTGctattattattgccaCAAATATCGAAAATGACGAAGAAGGAAATTATTGTTTCATTACAAGTGGAGGTATGCTTTGCTGGTCAAACGAAGATCTCCAGattaaaataaaaaatttcaaaagttctaAGTTAGTTAGATATAATTTAGCCTGTTTCAAGGACGCCGAAGGTACAAAAGTGACAGTTATAGCAATCGATAATGTTTTGACATTACTGCGGGGCCACTCCGTGAATACCGAATCCCTCAATGTCACTTCTAGATTGGAAGCAATTTCAATGTTGTGCGTTGTTCCTTCTCCGCAGCCGAAATACGTATTGCTTGGCGATATTGGTGGAAGGTTACTTAGGCTTGACATGGAAAGTATGGCAATTGTTTCAGAAATAAAAGTGAGTTGTGGAAGAGTTCGATTTTGTGGTATCCCAAAAAGCGGTGATGTTTTCGTCTACACTCCAGACGACTTACTTGTCTGGGATCATAGCGATTTTCACATAACAAGAGTTGATTTTAAACATACCATATGCCATATAAGCTCTAGAAATGAGATGATTGATATTATGATTGATGATTATACTGTAATCTCTTGTAGTGTTCATTCAGACCTATTAGGGACAGAAATGATAACGAGTTCTATTACTAGTAGTTCGCATTTCCACACGAAATTCGTACAACTTCCTTGCTCAACAAGGTACGTGGTTACCAACTCCCTGCGATCCGAATATAGTGTGGAttacaaaagaaatattcTACACACAGAACTGCAGCTTCATGATATACAGTCAGGAAAGACAGTTTCTCGCCATGACGTATCCAAGCTGTTTCCGCAAGCAATAATTTCTGATATAGCGGCAGTTCCGTTTGAAGAAGGGTTTGAGTTAGGTCTCAAAGcaagtgaaaaaaagtcTTTCGCTGAACGACAGACACTTAGTAAGTGTTTTATCGTATCATTAGATTATGAAACTGCAGAAGATGATAACGAACTAAACaaccttcttcttttctcaataGATGACGGTGTTATAGAGTTTCATCTTGGTCTAAGAACGAGAAGCGTGGTTACAACATTAAAGAATTATTatcaacatctttttttagctGCGGGAGACGTGCTTcagatcttcaaaattgactACTCTGTGAAAGATAATGCGTTTAAGATTGAATCTGTCTCCAACGAAATAACTCTTTTGGGATTCACGAAAAGCCTTCTGCTCTTAgagaatttttctttaaatcatgatgaaaagaagatgcCTAAAAGGAACGACTACATTTTCCCCTCTCATAGGGTAGTTGGgctcaatattttcaaggGTTTCCAAGAATACGAACTTTTCTGCAACGACGAGCACTgcaatcaaaatttggaaattccGTATATTATACGAATTAGGCCAATACCAAACTCTCGACGAATCATTGAATCAATTGAGACTTTCAATGATCAGATGATGACAAGCGCATCTTTAATTAACGGAACCGGCATATATCTTGCAGTTGCTTGGACAAACAACGTCGTTACGATTTGTCGCACGTCCTACAATGGTCTTAAAGAATCagttgaattcaaaatgcCTTGTCAAGTAACCAATATAACCTCCTTTGGCCAAAATACATTTAATTCTGATGTGGCATCtgaagaaggaaaaaacaTCTCGGATATCTTTATGGTAACTACGTGTCAAGGAGGTAGCTATATTTTGCACTTCGAATCAAATTTGTCAATCAAGAGTGAACAGCATCAAATGCTTGAAGAGCAAAACCGTTTCATAGCAGTGGCAGAGGATGGAATCGGTTTCATAGACACTAGAATTCTTGATGTAAAGAAAAGCTCTCATGATCTCGCCATGGATGCATTTTATCAACCGTTCTCTCACCGACATTACTGTTAA
- the HUL4 gene encoding putative E3 ubiquitin-protein ligase HUL4 (similar to Saccharomyces cerevisiae HUL4 (YJR036C); ancestral locus Anc_1.462) codes for MMLDFLKKGNGVQGSDIKLISHSKVKVASKTSESTRSVSVKRAQCTCCGTLLHFPSNVPKFKCAICQITVTLAEEEPNKVNDCTGKSSKLSLNGLNEKIGECLNNGKEWSTMSKEQRCTTLEPVTTYLSLGFRDKQTLQNSFRSSEKHESVDYVQLNSFYNAVLELPSRRPFFRMLCSCNDLLKKPGELIEDFHWILVIFSNPMVRQCLVFKDSKVSESPHIRSVSYELTKRCIGYLSNIPEGKSLDRLVHYFKYSKIDIFRNHVETLNLYITFQLLRILHKHDGQATNSTRNNEIFDVSEHYNNADSGNILEETKKNMWNSKSGTIINSKNFKFKLFEYENDWHIRTATRLMMLLHKTNNRRKTLLNIEFSNSGEFYNMMLDFIDYKTDFDKWKGLTSDRLKAFTELNLFNGKRFTLCNYPFLLSLGIKISIMEYEIRRIMEYEAEQAFLSSLDKGKTVAVYLKIKVRREHIASDSLRCIKSHQSDLMKSLRVEFINEPGIDAGGLRKEWFFLLTKSLFNPMNRLFTYSEESFFSWPSIKPIVFEDEGGSQQNEELYYLFGIVLGLAIFNSTILDLQFPRAFYKKLTGETISFNDYLELYPKTGANLLKMLEYDGEDFFDTFGVYFEITIQDNNLEIEKGNGKEQVGIGGKKKGKNFVNFELCSGGGDIKVTQQNKKEFVNKWVDFHMNQSIKRQFSQFNIGFHQVFQNCVAIELFNSEELEKLVCGNQENNCYDFQMLRSVTKYLGGFTDKSKVINWFWDIIDGWDLTMQKKLLRFISGADRVPPTGMSTLPFRISRLGNGSDSNKLPLAHTCFNELCIWEYSSKNKLENKLWWAVTQSEGYAFK; via the coding sequence ATGATGCTAGACTTCCTGAAAAAGGGAAATGGCGTGCAAGGATCTGACATCAAGCTCATCAGTCATAGTAAAGTTAAGGTCGCCTCAAAAACTTCGGAATCAACACGTTCCGTTAGCGTGAAAAGGGCTCAATGCACTTGCTGTGGCACTCTATTGCATTTTCCTAGCAATGTCCCCAAATTTAAATGTGCGATATGCCAAATAACAGTAACATTAGCGGAGGAGGAACCAAATAAGGTAAATGATTGCACTGGTAAATCATCTAAGCTGAGTTTAAATGGtctaaatgaaaaaataggGGAATGTTTGAATAACGGTAAAGAGTGGAGCACTATGAGCAAAGAGCAAAGATGCACGACACTTGAGCCTGTCACAACTTATTTATCTTTAGGGTTTAGAGATAAGCAAACTTTGCAAAATTCCTTTAGAAGCTCTGAAAAGCACGAATCGGTCGACTATGTGCAGTTGAATAGTTTTTACAATGCTGTATTGGAGTTGCCTTCCCGAAGACCTTTTTTTCGGATGCTTTGTTCTTGCAACGACCTTTTAAAGAAGCCTGGCGAAttaattgaagattttcaTTGGATTTTAGTCATATTTTCGAATCCAATGGTAAGACAGTGTTTAGTTTTCAAGGACAGTAAAGTTTCCGAGTCGCCCCATATACGATCCGTATCATATGAACTGACGAAAAGGTGTATTGGATATCTATCAAATATCCCGGAAGGAAAATCGCTGGATAGGCTAGTACATTATTttaaatattcaaaaatcgATATATTTCGGAACCATGTTGAGACACTGAATTTGTACATcacttttcaacttttaaGAATTTTGCACAAGCATGACGGACAAGCGACTAATTCAACTAGAAATAACGAGATTTTTGATGTTTCTGAACACTACAATAATGCAGATAGTGGCAATATACTAGAGGAAActaagaaaaatatgtGGAACTCCAAGAGCGGCACAATAATCaactcaaaaaattttaaatttaaactatttgaatatgaaaacGATTGGCATATTAGGACAGCGACTAGATTGATGATGCTTCTCCATAAAACAAACAACAGACGTAAAACCTTATTGAATATCGAATTTTCGAATTCAGGGGAATTTTATAACATGATGCTTGATTTTATTGATTACAAAACCGATTTCGATAAATGGAAGGGATTAACGAGCGACCGCTTGAAAGCATTTACAGAACTTAATTTGTTCAATGGCAAAAGATTTACTCTTTGCAATTACCCGTTTTTATTATCACTTGGGATAAAAATTTCTATAATGGAATATGAAATTCGAAGGATTATGGAGTATGAGGCTGAACAAGCCTTTTTAAGCTCCCTAGATAAAGGTAAAACGGTAGCAGTTTATTTAAAAATCAAGGTGCGTCGGGAGCATATAGCGAGTGATTCCTTAAGATGCATCAAAAGCCATCAAAGTGACTTGATGAAATCCCTGAGAGTTGAGTTCATTAATGAACCGGGTATCGATGCAGGTGGGCTAAGAAAGGAATGGTTTTTCTTATTAACAAAATCTTTGTTCAATCCAATGAATCGGCTTTTCACATATAGTGAAGAGAGCTTTTTTTCGTGGCCCTCAATCAAGCCAATTGTCTTCGAAGACGAGGGAGGTTCGCAACAGAATGAAGAGCTCTATTATTTGTTCGGAATCGTACTAGGCCTGGCAATATTCAACAGTACAATCTTAGATTTACAATTCCCTAGAGCGTTTTATAAAAAATTAACCGGAGAAACaatatctttcaatgattACCTAGAGCTCTACCCCAAGACAGGTGcaaatttattgaagatgctGGAATATGACGGTGAGGATTTTTTTGACACATTTGGTGTCTATTTCGAAATTACAATTCAGGATAATAATTTAGAAATTGAGAAAGGAAATGGAAAGGAACAGGTAGGAATTGggggaaagaaaaaaggaaaaaattttgttaaTTTTGAGTTATGCAGTGGTGGCGGGGACATCAAGGTAACTCAGCAGAATAAGAAAGAGTTTGTCAACAAATGGGTCGATTTTCACATGAACCAAAGCATAAAAAGGCAATTCAGTCAATTCAATATAGGTTTCCATCaagtctttcaaaattgcgTGGCAATAGAGCTTTTCAACTCGGAAGAACTAGAAAAACTTGTTTGTGGAAATCAGGAGAATAATTGCTATGATTTTCAGATGCTGAGATCGGTGACAAAATATCTAGGTGGGTTTACAGACAAAAGTAAGGTGATAAATTGGTTTTGGGATATCATTGACGGTTGGGATTTAACaatgcaaaaaaagctGCTACGCTTCATCAGTGGAGCTGATCGAGTTCCTCCCACTGGTATGTCGACATTACCTTTCAGAATATCTAGACTTGGGAATGGCAGTGACAGCAATAAACTGCCTCTCGCACACACATGTTTCAACGAACTTTGCATTTGGGAGTATAGTTCTAAAAACAAGCTAGAAAATAAGCTTTGGTGGGCCGTTACACAGTCGGAGGGTTACGCATTTAAGTAA
- the RIP1 gene encoding ubiquinol--cytochrome-c reductase catalytic subunit RIP1 (similar to Saccharomyces cerevisiae RIP1 (YEL024W); ancestral locus Anc_1.461) has product MLSLRNSMRAPLRSPFRNLPKIPSRFISSSSITAKSTYRTPDFGECIQEDRNPDKSRTFAYFMVGSLGLLSSAGAKSTVETFVSSMSASADILAMAKVEVSLAAIPEGKNVVVKWQGKPVFIRHRTDSEIQEANSVDMSALKDPQQDSDRVKDPKWLVMLGICTHLGCVPIGEAGDFGGWFCPCHGSHYDISGRIRKGPAPLNLEIPAYEFEDDESKLIVG; this is encoded by the coding sequence ATGTTGTCGTTAAGAAATTCGATGAGAGCTCCATTGAGAAGTCCATTTAGAAATTTACCCAAAATTCCGTCTAGATTTATCTCTTCTTCCAGCATTACTGCGAAGTCTACCTACAGAACTCCAGATTTCGGTGAGTGCATTCAAGAGGACCGCAATCCAGATAAGAGTCGTACGTTCGCCTATTTCATGGTGGGCTCACTAGGGTTATTGTCATCTGCCGGTGCGAAGTCCACTGTGGAAACTTTTGTATCCTCTATGTCTGCGTCTGCGGATATCTTGGCTATGGCTAAGGTTGAGGTTAGCTTAGCTGCCATTCCAGAGGGTAAAAACGTTGTTGTTAAATGGCAAGGTAAACCAGTATTCATTAGACACAGAACAGACAGCGAAATTCAAGAGGCAAACTCAGTAGACATGTCTGCTTTGAAAGATCCTCAACAGGACTCAGATAGAGTTAAGGATCCAAAATGGTTGGTTATGTTGGGTATCTGTACCCATTTAGGATGTGTCCCAATCGGTGAAGCTGGTGATTTTGGTGGTTGGTTCTGCCCTTGTCACGGTTCTCACTATGATATCTCTGGTAGAATCAGAAAGGGTCCAGCTCCtttgaatttggaaattcCAGCttatgaatttgaagatgatgagtCTAAATTAATCGTTGGTTGA
- a CDS encoding uncharacterized protein (similar to Saccharomyces cerevisiae YEL023C; ancestral locus Anc_1.460), whose translation MGVNKRKQKNLVLCFDGTRENFGPQPITNVLKIYQMLENDNSDIQVCYYQPGIGTEPGFDPVIDVRRRFTTSHWSNVTDAMFASTVDHHVVSGYVFLMENYENGDNIHMFGFSRGAFIARALAGMLERVGLLYRGLNDMVSMAWRIYELWEYAEQPSQPNYNVTLADEFKRTFCRSQEVRVYFQGLFDSVNSVGILRDRLFPCTQRSGIVDHVRHAVSVDERKGKFKQQSFAPNPNACLAHSVNTNSNYDSMSYSTSPSSDLADCETGILESSDEPSLAPSHTLKPDSDANEHNARAAASGKKESNLLKRVNEFLEDTEQFPQTLNSLKNSFLNKSLTENSGSKSTLTPDLVEKWFMGDHSDVGGGWGVDCKTGDSVSNMALRWMLCKAVEHGVVFKKESIHEFAKRNTPIGSLISTIHDKLSFKQAIKIEAVKPPEVICTEDLEAGNGHYLATSGAIPFTNMLRDFFKFKETEILSNEETTRQKYSSICGGISKLETFFWWCLELIPIGLRTENESGKWRNIYVPNLGRSRFVPSYAELHWSVFWRIKHDKRYRPKNLPAYAYKILEEFQDISIDSPMLRDLETIASPFKSYPTLSGTEERLLNTSEIVYVKDSIVQAQYRKTKRKLLEWESEQWLKVPDDLEKVLKSDPLL comes from the coding sequence ATGGGTGtgaataaaagaaaacagaaaaatcttGTACTATGTTTTGACGGAACTCGTGAGAATTTTGGCCCTCAGCCGATCACGAACGTGttgaaaatatatcaaatgCTAGAGAATGATAACAGTGACATCCAGGTTTGTTACTATCAGCCAGGAATTGGTACAGAACCAGGCTTCGATCCTGTGATCGACGTCAGAAGACGATTTACAACATCACACTGGAGTAATGTTACAGATGCAATGTTTGCTTCAACTGTTGATCACCATGTTGTTTCAGGGTATGTGTTTTTAATGGAAAACTATGAAAATGGAGACAATATTCATATGTTTGGGTTCTCTAGAGGCGCCTTCATCGCAAGAGCCCTCGCTGGCATGCTAGAAAGAGTAGGACTTCTGTATCGAGGATTAAACGATATGGTTAGTATGGCTTGGAGAATTTACGAATTATGGGAGTACGCAGAACAACCTAGTCAGCCAAATTACAATGTTACACTTGCAGATGAGTTTAAGAGGACATTCTGTCGCTCCCAAGAGGTGCGCGTCTATTTCCAGGGCTTATTTGATTCCGTGAATTCAGTTGGAATTTTGAGAGATAGATTATTCCCTTGTACTCAAAGGAGTGGGATTGTTGATCATGTTAGACATGCTGTCTCTGTGGATGAAAGGAAGGGAAAATTTAAGCAGCAATCCTTTGCGCCTAATCCAAATGCTTGTTTGGCGCATTCGGTAAACACCAATTCAAATTATGACAGCATGTCATATTCAACATCTCCAAGTAGTGATTTAGCAGATTGTGAAACTGGTATTTTAGAATCGTCTGATGAGCCGTCCTTAGCGCCTTCGCATACTTTAAAGCCGGATAGCGACGCAAATGAGCATAACGCAAGGGCTGCTGCGTCAGGTAAAAAAGAGAGCAATCTTCTGAAAAGAGTGAATGAATTCTTGGAGGATACGGAACAATTCCCGCAAACATTAAACAGCTTGAAGAATTCTTTTCTGAATAAGTCACTCACAGAAAATAGTGGCTCTAAATCGACTTTAACGCCTGATCTGGTTGAAAAGTGGTTCATGGGGGATCATTCGGATGTTGGAGGAGGATGGGGAGTCGATTGCAAAACAGGAGACTCGGTATCCAATATGGCATTACGTTGGATGTTATGTAAAGCAGTCGAACATGGTGTCGTctttaaaaaagaatctaTTCACGAGTTTGCTAAAAGAAATACACCAATCGGATCTCTGATTTCTACAATTCATGATAAACTGAGCTTCAAACAGGCAATAAAAATTGAGGCAGTAAAACCTCCTGAAGTCATTTGTACCGAGGATTTAGAGGCCGGAAATGGGCATTACTTAGCTACTTCTGGTGCAATTCCGTTCACGAATATGCTaagagatttttttaaattcaaggaaactgaaattttgaGTAATGAAGAGACCACTAGGCAGAAATATAGTTCAATTTGTGGTGGTATTAGTAAATTAGAAACGTTCTTTTGGTGGTGTCTTGAATTGATACCCATCGGGCTCAGGACTGAGAATGAAAGCGGAAAATGGAGAAACATATACGTACCTAATTTGGGAAGATCAAGATTTGTACCAAGCTATGCTGAATTGCATTGGTCAGTTTTTTGGAGAATAAAACACGATAAGAGGTACCGACCCAAAAACTTACCTGCATATGCATACAAAATCTTGGAAGAATTTCAGGATATAAGTATTGATAGTCCAATGCTACGCGATTTAGAAACAATTGCTTCACCTTTCAAGAGTTATCCGACGCTATCTGGAACGGAAGAAAGATTATTGAATACAAGTGAAATCGTATATGTAAAGGATTCGATTGTTCAGGCTCAGTATCGCAAAACCAAAAGAAAGCTTTTGGAATGGGAATCGGAACAATGGCTCAAAGTCCCCgatgatttggaaaaagtGTTAAAAAGTGATCCATTGTTGTGA